CTCTGACAAATACTAGAAAAACACATGCATGTCCACAGTCATTGCATACAGCTCTCTGTAAAACAACAATCAAATACATCGCCTTGATCAGTGTCAGCGTAATTCACACTGCCAATTTCCTTAAACTTATACAATTCAATGACAACGCTAAATCGCTCAGTCTGAACAAATCTCGGACCAGCTTTATCGGTCTGCTAGCTGGTGCTAGAAATGcaaggaatgtatagagaaatcACCGTAACACAGAATTGAATATCAGGTAATTCTGGTCGGTCTGAAATGTTGGTATTGTCTGCAttatttgaaactttttaaaaaatataaaatgaaaatctttaaaaatcaatttttgagaCAGAACACTCCTCAGATATACACACAGTACTACTAGGCCTCAGTAGGACTTCAATGCTTCATACATTTACAACTtggaacattttacaaaattgtcCTGTAGTACAAATATTTGCAACACATATAGGTTTCATCACATAGGTTTCATCACATAggttttatatgaattttccaCAAATATTATTGTAAGTATATGAAGCACATGCATAAGTAcatgaaacatgcaaaatggCTGCTTCTCTCCTCATTTTTACATGATACGAATGTGATATCCATTATGTTCTGAATCCGAATCAAAGTGATCATGATCATTTACAATAGTTAATTTACATTCCAGAAAATGAAACTTCTGAGCAGGTAGATTTGATAAGTACAACTGTTATTGTAGCATAATGTTTGTAAGTACTTCTACGACTGTTAATGAGCAGGGTATTCAGAGCGATGAGATGAAGGTCACAAGTCCCCAGAAAATAATGTTaggaaaaatgacaattaaaatAACTAATCGTCTTTGCCACAAAAATTCAGCAAAAACTCCTCTGAagtgtttcaaaaaataatgatgtcatttcatacaacaacaaaactaatattacaatatacattttcatatattaaataatcttCATCTGAGAAAATCAGcaagaatttcattttattacttcaactacaaattataaaataaaaataaaaatttctaacaATATATCTTATTATGctctaatttaaaaattctgGTTTTTAACACTTCATCAGAAATGCACCAAGTAAACAACCAGAATCTGCTTGTATAATCAGTTTATCACAGAAATGTTGGCAATACATTGTAATGAGCTATGAAGTGGTTGAATTTACAGACTTCACGATGTACTCAGCCTGCGGAATTCGTTCTGCACAGCAGAAATTAGTTTGTCTTTTTCGTCTGGATTGTCAGAATCATTTAAAATCCCCTGTCCTTCTATATGGACATTCTCGAAAAAGTCTTCACTTTTAGTTGTTTTTTCAGAGGCTGGGTTTGATGCCCTTGACACTCGTCCTTGAGATGGCGCCAATGTTTCAGAATTAATCTTATCAGACATTTTATCGTCTTCCTTCTCTATTTCTTTGTTATCCTTTGTCAAGGACGTGATTGAGACCGAACGTCTTCCTGTATAACCATCTCTATTAGACAGTGACCCATTGGACATGGAACGCCTTCCCACCTTGTGTAAGCTTTCGCGGCTGGACTGGTTCGAGCGGTGTCTGGCCAGCTCGTTACTGAGCAGGCTCTCGTTGACCATAAGCTGGGCTTTCTCCTTCAGTCTCTGCTCCTCTAGGAACTTCATGCGTTGCTCTCTCTGTTGCTGCAGCAATTGTTGCTGTCTGTTCAACATCTCGATTTTGTCCTGTAACATACACACAGCTTCAGAAGCAAACCTTCTCAAGAGAGCCTCAAAGTAAAGACATTTTTGAACAGGAGAtgaacatatcttttttttttaagttttacttTCTAAAAGTTCATGTCTTTCTCATTCAATCTACATGcacatatgtatataaaaaacacCCATATTATAAATCTGATAAATGGATAACATGTGAAAATTGAATATTGAGAgtactaaaaaaaatcaaaagtgtCAATCTCTTCTTTATGTTAGTATTTTCATTGAAGGGGAACACTGTAAAATATTAGAACTCTAGTTTGAAACCCCTGAGACATCGAAGGATGAAGAAGTGAGGACTACCTTGTTTCTGAGTTGGTTTGAGGACCGCAGAGCCTCCCTGGAGTCAATGATGTGTCGAGGAGCTGCCCTCATGTTCCTTCCTAGCTTCAGCTGATCCTGAATCATAACCAAAGCATAAAGTATTAACTTAGCTTCAATGAAGTTCCTTGTTCAATGTTACTGATAGGAAAATCATAACAACTACCAAGTTATGCAAGAGTTACTTGTATCATATTAGATTAGATTACATAAAGTATAGATTCTCAAGATTGCCACTTACCCAGTTTCCTACGGGAGAGGAGTAAACACTTGGGCTTCTACTCTCTGACCCCTGGTTGCTTAAAGCATACctaaatatacaaattaaagataaaaaatctgACCTATATGGATTACATCATAcctaaatgtaaaaaataaagatctGACACCTTTTTTGCTGTAAGGTCGGATaaatatacagataaaaataaaatggagaTACTCTACGAGTGTTAGTATTTTGAAATTCTTGAATTGATGGTTTTTGACAGTGATTAAATAgattatggtacatgtatgtccatAGATCTGAAAACATTACCTGCTCCCTAGTGGACCACCCTGTCTGTTCTCCAAGTCAGACATGACCTCTGAGCTCAGCGTTGGGCCGGTCAGAAGCTGGGCTCTCCTCTGGTCCCGTTCCTTCCTCGTATACACCCTCTTCTTCTTGTCCCCTGCACTGTactgtaaaatacaaaaatcaattttgtcaGTGTCTTAATAGTGATGCTGTAAAATTGTCAGTGTTCTCATCGTGATGCTGTAAAATTGTCAGTGTCTTAATCAGGATGCTGTAAAATTGTCAGTGTCTTAATCAGGAAGCTGGAAAGCTGTGTCTTAATCAGGATGCTGTAAAATTGTCAGCGTTTTAATCAGGATGCTGTAAATTTGTCAGCGTTTTATCAGGATGATGTAAAATACAGAATCAAGATCGTCAATGCATTTTTgcagaaaaactacaatagcaaaactcttCATTTTTTCACCATACCTCATTTAAACTAATTCTAGTTACTTTGCAAAGTGTCaagaaaatcgaccgtctggttctttttaggaaccatctcaaaatagaggtacatttactagaGGAATATAtaataggaaactgtcattttccgcacttcAAAGCCGATTAAAAAATTACTACtagctttttttttatatgattgttaatatcatttcctaccttatatgtaaaaaatactaaattctacTGTCttgtttttagtgggggccatctcaaaatattaaaatgcaccaaattttgctatatatttgagAATTACGAATGAAGATTGGTAAAatggatttattaaaaaaacaagaaaaatgtcCCCAAGGATAGCATAATTCTGTGTATTAAATTTCAACGGtgtaaattttttactttttctattatgttatttcttacaatttactcctacaaagcttcattttatcattacgtcataaaagcgcaatggcaatgctcccctaccgcaaAACGGAACGAATCgtttaaaaaaccaaaattttctttaaaaatctaaacatttttatctgtatttgtttttttgtgttcaattttataaatgacatCAGAAAAATTTCATAAGAATAATCAATCTACTGTATTAtactagaatgcgcaaaaacattcGCGATGAAAACTAAAGTCAGCCTccttaaaatatcaaatcaagatttatacttttttaaacactggtgatttaaatgtttttctagattgtttgtattaattGATTTGTTTGTATATAGCTCAGTgcttaaagtattgggcttgtGAACCAAAATTCATGAGTTCAAAATAATCCGAGGCTTTTGTCCATATTTACTggataaaatgtttgaaaatcatattttcataaaatgttttatatttttttgcctatttgacttataTACCTCTTATGCAGCAtattatctatcataatcaagtaattttctgttgatttgagaaactttttCGAGGTGTACTGAGCCACCTTAATCAGAATGCTGTAAAAAAAAGGGAATCCAACACTATCAGTGTATAAGTGTCTTCT
This genomic window from Magallana gigas chromosome 5, xbMagGiga1.1, whole genome shotgun sequence contains:
- the LOC105326431 gene encoding glutamic acid-rich protein isoform X3, with amino-acid sequence MEVNPGQFENLAKMTRIPVQSLSQTSNPAHTAVKLRNIHPPSGIQTGSQKRSTYIESDTDQTETPRPQSYRSYDKTQQTRDNSRLLFYRDPFPGGVPVGEEFSVESRANLERLRNKQLQREKMQLAQLQYSAGDKKKRVYTRKERDQRRAQLLTGPTLSSEVMSDLENRQGGPLGSRYALSNQGSESRSPSVYSSPVGNWDQLKLGRNMRAAPRHIIDSREALRSSNQLRNKDKIEMLNRQQQLLQQQREQRMKFLEEQRLKEKAQLMVNESLLSNELARHRSNQSSRESLHKVGRRSMSNGSLSNRDGYTGRRSVSITSLTKDNKEIEKEDDKMSDKINSETLAPSQGRVSRASNPASEKTTKSEDFFENVHIEGQGILNDSDNPDEKDKLISAVQNEFRRLSTS
- the LOC105326431 gene encoding glutamic acid-rich protein isoform X1, producing the protein MKKLLLPNKDGCGEDHNRLAEEWTSVWKSRQQIQQEIEQLTSAMEVNPGQFENLAKMTRIPVQSLSQTSNPAHTAVKLRNIHPPSGIQTGSQKRSTYIESDTDQTETPRPQSYRSYDKTQQTRDNSRLLFYRDPFPGGVPVGEEFSVESRANLERLRNKQLQREKMQLAQLQYSAGDKKKRVYTRKERDQRRAQLLTGPTLSSEVMSDLENRQGGPLGSRYALSNQGSESRSPSVYSSPVGNWDQLKLGRNMRAAPRHIIDSREALRSSNQLRNKDKIEMLNRQQQLLQQQREQRMKFLEEQRLKEKAQLMVNESLLSNELARHRSNQSSRESLHKVGRRSMSNGSLSNRDGYTGRRSVSITSLTKDNKEIEKEDDKMSDKINSETLAPSQGRVSRASNPASEKTTKSEDFFENVHIEGQGILNDSDNPDEKDKLISAVQNEFRRLSTS
- the LOC105326431 gene encoding glutamic acid-rich protein isoform X2, translating into MSRLLLPNKDGCGEDHNRLAEEWTSVWKSRQQIQQEIEQLTSAMEVNPGQFENLAKMTRIPVQSLSQTSNPAHTAVKLRNIHPPSGIQTGSQKRSTYIESDTDQTETPRPQSYRSYDKTQQTRDNSRLLFYRDPFPGGVPVGEEFSVESRANLERLRNKQLQREKMQLAQLQYSAGDKKKRVYTRKERDQRRAQLLTGPTLSSEVMSDLENRQGGPLGSRYALSNQGSESRSPSVYSSPVGNWDQLKLGRNMRAAPRHIIDSREALRSSNQLRNKDKIEMLNRQQQLLQQQREQRMKFLEEQRLKEKAQLMVNESLLSNELARHRSNQSSRESLHKVGRRSMSNGSLSNRDGYTGRRSVSITSLTKDNKEIEKEDDKMSDKINSETLAPSQGRVSRASNPASEKTTKSEDFFENVHIEGQGILNDSDNPDEKDKLISAVQNEFRRLSTS